Within Balaenoptera acutorostrata unplaced genomic scaffold, mBalAcu1.1 scaffold_1355, whole genome shotgun sequence, the genomic segment cacccctccccctccccatatcctcaagtccattctctagtaggtctgtgtctttattcccatcttgccactaggttcttcatgacctttttttttttttcccttagattccatatatatgtgttagcatactgtatttgtttttctctttctgacttacttcactctgtatgacagactctaactccatccacctcattacaaatacctccatttcatttctttttatggctgagtaatattccattgtatatatgtgccacagtatggaggttccttaaaaaactaaaaatagaactaccatatgacccagcaatcccactacggggcatataccctgagaaaaccataattcaaaaagagtcatgtaccaaaatgttcattgcagctctatttacaatagccaggacgtggaagcaacctaagtgtccatcatcggatgagtggataaagaagatgtggctcctTTGTTCTTAATTCTGGATTGCTCTTGGGTCTCTGCAGTGCTGCGTATGATGCTGTTCTTGACAGAAATGTGGCCATTAAGAAGCTCAGCAGACCCTTTCAGAACCAAACACATGCCAAGAGAGCTTACCGGGAGCTGGTCCTCATGAAGTGTGTGAACCATAAAAACGTGAGTTCTTATTTTAAACCTCTGGTGGTAGGAGGTGGTGAGATTGGGGAAGGAAGATCAGTATGCCAACTTGAGTAGGAAAGGCTTTCTTTACTTTGCAATTTTTGCCCCTTAAGATTGTTTATCCTGCCCATATGCTACATTTGCTTTCATTGTGCTCATGGTAGATTTCTTCTTAAAAATCATCTGAAAACCATATGGCATGGAGGGGATGGATCTGATAGATATTTCCCTGTTAAGAAATTAACCATATTTGGTTATCTTGCTCCAAATTAATCAGAGAACTTCAtgcatttccaaaaaaaaaaaaaaaaaaaccacccaaacaaaccaaaacaaaaccaaaaatatcttaAAGAACAATATGctatatttctttataataattttttttctttataataatttaaatttaattattaactGGTGAagatttttatctccttttaCTTTTAGCTATAGTCTGGCAGTGTCCTCCAACTGTTCAGTGCTTTGGCACTGTGCTTTGGCATCTTGCTTTTTGTAGGGTTGGGCAGACGTGCAGGGACATATCTGCAGCGTACTTCAGAACAGGCTTGTCAAGAACATTTCACATTGGAACTCAGTAGGGAACACCATTACAGGGCTTTCTTCACTTCAGATTATAATCTTCTTCAAACACCGGCAAAGGCCTCTAGAATTCTTTCTGTGCTCCTGTTCTTCTTAGTAAGGATAAATGGGAgataattcttattttaataaagacaattaataaataaattataataaacattttatatgtaatttattacatataaacatataataaaattattataaaactataataataacTCCTTATAAAGTTTTTCTTGAGTATGAAAATCACAGAATACATGAAATTATCAGTGCAGTTTTATAAACAGGTGAATTTGTCATAAGGCACTAAGTAGAAGCAAATGTATGAGTGTTTAgttgaaagatatttaaaatacaaatatgtggATTTAGGCCCAATGACAgtgtttctttttccccctatTACTCTACTCCAATGACTTTTTAGTTCAGTCACTTGACAGTTAAATGAATACAATGTGCCAGGTATAGATCTAGCTGCTCTAGATGCTAAAAATACAGCAGTGAAGATAAGAGAGACAAATCCCTGCCCATGCGGTGCTCATGTTCTACTGGGAAGAGAAAGGCAGTCTACAAAATAGGTAGGTCAATGTTTAGAATGTCAGATAGTAACAAGTGCTACCAAGGAAAACAAAAcgaagaagaaagataaaaaataccgGTCAGTGCAGAGTGGGTAGGGTTACTCTTTTAAATAGGTTAAGCAGGAAAGGCCtcactcagaaagaaaaaatttctgaGGTATGTACCCATGTCTGATTTGGCCAGGCAAGGAACGTGATACTTCGAGAAAGGAATATAGAAATGTTAGAAATGATGATTCCTAAGAAAGATCATTCTGCTAAAGCAATTTGTTCTTTCAGTATGTGAAATAAAGGCAGGAGCAAGATCAACCACATGACCAATGCAATCTATTTTTATGATAGCAAAGAGGATGAGAAATACCATAGGCAATGGAAGATGGATGGACACAAGCAATGAAATAACTGCATGGGAAGTTTTAATagctttttgttttcatatattgaaTATTTAGATTTCCCTaatcctccctccagcccctatAATGCAATAAATACATCGTGGAGAAATTCCACTTACTTTATCAATTTGAGGGAATCATACTCCCCATTCTTGACTGGAATATGGGGGTTCACATTTATGATACCTAAAAAGGATTTCcaaattgaaataataatttgtAAATGGCATCCTACCtgctatgtgtgtatgtgcatatgtttgtgtatgtacatatgtttgtatgcatgtatgtatataaatctagggaaataaatttctggaaCTTGTTAACAGAAAGGAAGTTCACTGACAACCAAATGCAAATTCCACATTAGTGCTTGTAATACTAACTACAAGCAGTCAGAATGAAGAATGCTGGAAATGCTGTGGAAAGTAATGTAAAATAGTGAAGCAATCCCAATtaagtttttaataataaagaagaCAATCCATTTAGAAAATGAACACAATTCTAGGAAGTGATAGCTGGTATGATTGTGGGACCATGACAGACGTTGATTCACATCTGTGCATTTTAAGATGTTGGAATAAAAAAAGGAACTGAATCAGATTCCTGCCTGAAAACGTTTGAACTAAAATGGAAATACTTGTGTTGGTCTGTTTCTAAAGATAAGATTTTTAATTGGTTATTAATAGGAGTTAGGATTTATAAGGGATCAAAGAAAGAACAGAGGAGAAATACTCAGAGGAAAATCAAAGGCAATGAAGGTGTTAAAACAAGGGCATAGAAAAGGGGAATACAAGAATATATAGTGGGgaatttactctttaaaataataaaccttgatttatttaacattgtaatgctattttatagattaatttagaTTACCTAGATTATTTATTCACCAGATAATATGGATTaacattttttcatctttaagggttgtttgtatatgttgtgtgtgtgtgtcccacacATGGTCTCTGATGTTTTTGTTTGAACAAGTATCAAAATGAATTACTTTCTAAGATTAAGTACTATAAAAACAGGCTCACAGTTCCAATGAGAACTGTAGACATTTTTCAATACACACCGTAACTAAGTATACAGAATAGCAAAGCACTTTAATCACgagttttaaaagtattttgagggacttccctggtggtccagtggttaagactccatgctccccaagtagggggcctgggtttgatccctggtcagggaactagatcccacgtgctgcaactaagacctggcacagccaaataagtaaataaatatttttaaaaaataatttgaaacagTTTTATTTCCATATGCATATTCCATGCTGCAAGGTTGCTTCAGAAGAGATAATCTTGTGTTTTTTGATATGTTATAACCATTaccctgtatatatatatgaacgtATTGGATggtgttgtgattttttttctcagtaattCCTCAATAATTGGAAACTACTGAAGGCCTAAAGCATTCCTTAGACTGACTGCATTTATGTTgaaaatcattttgttttgtttattacttCATGTTTCTATACCACTTATGAACTTTATTGAAATTCATTAGTTCATGTTTTAAAGATGTGCAAATCTTTAACTTGTTTTTGTGAAATGGTTGCATCCATCCTATGAGTAGAGGATTGttatctatattttttatttttatttccctctggCACTTTAGCACAGAATATTTAGCTGAAAGACAATTTTGAGTTATTTATGTATGTAATCTCTTTGCataaaacaaagtttttttttcctgttaacatTTACTTATGCTAGAAGGTAAACTTCTTCACTacctaatatataaaataactaaaacaggaaacaaaaaatttaaaaaatcatttttataacttaaaataCATTTACCATTAAATTCATCATTGATATCATCCAAGATATACCTTTCCTCACACATACCATTGGAGCATtagtttaaataatatttgagtgtgaaatagaagcaaaagaaactaaaataacaaCACAAAAAAAATCTTGACTTAGAATACCTCCTTAACGTAGAACATCTCCTTGACTTAAACACCACCTTTTCATTTGGAGGAAGACATAGCCTTGCTAAGTCTTGCTGGTTATTTCACTGCTGCCTTACTTTTCTTACAtggcttttcctcttttttgtttaGTTACATTACGACCCTATATTTACTAAGGAGAATCACACTCTAAAGCAATATGACAATCATATATCTTCTATGACTCTTTTCTCTGCCTAAGAATTTGAGcgttttaattgcattttaacCTGAAGACAGATTACATGTCCTTCCTGAATATGTTTTTGAATGTTCTCTGAGACAGTTCTAGAAAATTTTCCCGACTTTTCTATATCGACCATAGCACTAATATGTGACTTTGAGTTGGAATAAGTGCTTGtttaaatatgctttttaaataattcattttcttcccttttctttctctccttcttctgtcCCTTCCACTATCTCTTCTCCAGATTATTAGTTTATTAAATGTCTTCACACCCCAGAAAACGCTGGAGGAGTTCCAAGATGTGTAAGTAACAAAACTCATAAAGGAAGGGGGAGCATGACATTCAAATAACTCAAGTGATATTGACAAAAATCAGATGAATGAAATCCCTTTTAGAGATCAAAGGGAGGTAAGAACTGGCGGCAAATGAAAGGGATCCAGTGACAGGAGAGAAGGTTCTGTTTCTGCTGCTTCTTCCTGGAAAGACACTTCTGCTACTTTCTGGCCTTATGGCTCTTTGTGCTTTGTTGCCCCATGTTCTTAGTTCAGCCAGAATCAGGGAAGGCTTACtatttattctatatttttacttatttttaatttattctgtgAGATTTCTAGAATGAGTCAATTCACTTTGAGAAATATTAATGACGGACATGATAAAAAATCATCCTtaatctttctttctatttttgtggTGCCTCTGATTTTGTGCAAAAAAACCTTCCAGAAGTATAATGACAATAAGCAGAGGAGAGGAAGTGAATCCTAGCACGTTGTCTTATTTAACACAGATACCTTGCATTTAATGGAAGAtgctattctgaattttttttcttatttgtaatcaTAATACACGGGAAAGAGTTCAGGGAATTCAgggtaaaatgaaaacaagatgaaggTACAAAATATACGGACAGGAACCACACACTAATAAATGCTGCTTCTATTAGCATCTTTGTGGTAGAGTTACCATGGCTAACGTGCATGCAATACTTGGAGGTTTTTCATATACTTAATTCAGTCAAAAGTTGAGCTGGGAAGTTCGGAAACTTATAGATTTAGGAGAGGATCCTGACTTGTTTGAAGGACTTCACGTGTCTTGTGATTTGGAGCTTACAATGTGGATTTACCTTGCAGTTACTTAGTAATGGAACTGATGGATGCCAACTTGTGTCAGGTGATTCAGATGGAGTTAGACCACGAGCGAATGTCTTACCTGCTATACCAAATGTTGTGTGGCATCAAGCACCTTCACTCTGCTGGAATTATTCACAGGGTAAGAATACTTAGTCCAGAATTATAATGAAGATGCttgtggagaagagaaagagcaatgtagattattttctttatgtaggGGAGCTTGGTTAAATATAatgtacttcatttattttactaTAGAATTAGCACATAGCTCACTAATGTGTAGGAGGAGATTTCAGCACACTGTAGTTGGTTTtgtttaacttattttttcaGCTCATTGAGAGTCAGCTTTCAAGGCTTCTCAGAAATTCTGATTGGCAGAGTCATATGTGCAGCTGAAACAAGACAGTTCATTTCCACTGTTTCTGGTCACATAAAGACAGCAGCCCTGATCTGCTGTTCTGTCTGGCCTAGAAATGAAGTATAAACTAAAAGGTTTATGTTGCCATAAGGAGAAACCTAACAGATGACAACAAATgatgtttttttctaaaaagctCTTCCCAAGATGAGCCTAAATTGTAAAAATGATACAGTTCTCTTCTGGGTTTAAAAAAGCTTCTGAGGATGTTAAAACAAAGAAATCCCAAAACTAATTGTAAACTTCTTTTGGGAAGTACTCTTTTGCTTTACGTAGGGCTCTAGAGTCAATGGCGGGCAGGCACCCATCAGTGCTATTGCAAGACTGCCATGTTGATTGAGTAGATGGAAATCACCTGTTCCATTTGGGGCtagcttttaatttcttctcttgTTCCTATTGTCAGGACTTGAAACCAAGTAACATTGTAGTCAAGTCTGATTGTACATTGAAAATCCTAGACTTTGGATTGGCCAGGACAGCAGGCACAAGCTTCATGATGACTCCTTATGTGGTGACACGTTATTACAGGGCCCCTG encodes:
- the LOC130706820 gene encoding mitogen-activated protein kinase 10-like, producing MDKMKYKTLSKLLLCGSFVLNSGLLLGLCSAAYDAVLDRNVAIKKLSRPFQNQTHAKRAYRELVLMKCVNHKNIISLLNVFTPQKTLEEFQDVYLVMELMDANLCQVIQMELDHERMSYLLYQMLCGIKHLHSAGIIHRDLKPSNIVVKSDCTLKILDFGLARTAGTSFMMTPYVVTRYYRAPEVILGMGYKENVDIWSVGCIMGEMVRHKILFPGRDCIL